The Chloroflexus aggregans DSM 9485 genome segment GAGAGGGGCACTGCTGCGTTTTGCCGCGTAGACCGACCCTTTAGGGCCGGGTTCTTTTCACAGCAGTAATTTCATCAGCCAGTGCCGGCAAATCCTATTCATTCACGCTACAATATCTGTAATCAATCTAGGCGGGACAACCGGAGCATTGCATGACGGTCGATCTGTTAACCTTATCCATCGCCCTCAACCTTGCAAATGTCTTGCAATGCGCCGCCTTAATCGGCTTGGCGCTGGCTAATCGCGGGCGGGCTGGCCCAGTGTGGTGGGCTGCAGGAATGGGGGTGTTAGCGTTTGGCTTGATCATCACCACCTTGCGCGATGTTACCGAAGTGCCGCTCGTATTGCATGCCGTAAGTCATGCAATGGTGGGTGGCGGTATGCTGTTGCTCTACCACGGTGTGAAGCGATTTTTCGGCGATCGAGGCCATCTGCGCCGCTTGCTGCTGATTTGGCTCCTTATTCTGATTGCCAATCTGTTGTTAGCGTCAACCGGCGATATGCCGCCGTTGCGTCGCATCCTCTTTTCAGTCGTGGTAGCGATCTGCTCGCTTTTGATTGGCTTGCGTTTCTTGCGCGAATCGCGCCCCGATTTCCACTCGCTGGTGTTGTTTCTTGCGATCGTCTTCTTTGCCAATGGGGTGTTTTTGCCCTGCGCGGTATTGCCTCGACGACCGAAGTCAACTGGCTGGTTGTCTCGCCGCCATGGCAGACCGCTACCTATCTCATCTCAATCGCAACAACTACTCTCTGGACGTTTGGCCTGATCTTGTTGGTCAATCGCGAGCTAGTCATCGGGCAACGCGATGCGCTGCAACAACTGGAACACGTCTTTGGCGCGCAACCGGATGCCGTCTTGCTGTCGCGCTTGACCGATGGCGTGTTTGTGAAAGTCAATCGCAGCTTTACGACGATCAGCGGATATTCGGCGGAAGAGGTCTTGGGCAAAGATGGGCTAACGCTCAATATCTGGCGTTCGCCGGAAGATCGGCGGCACTGGGCGGAGTTGATGCGGCGTGATGGGTATTGCGTTGGGCTTGAATTCCAATTCCGCCGGCGCAATGGCGAGCTGCGCACATGCTTACTCTCTTCGCAGACCGTGATGATTCGCGGGGTGCCGCATGCGATCAGCATCATTCACGACATTACCGAACGTAAACAGATCGAGGCAGAACTACAGCGAAGTGAGGCCCGTTACCGACTAATTGCCGAAAACGCTACCGACGTGATCTGGCTGTTCGATCCTGTACGGATGCGCTTCACCTTCTTCAGCCCGTCAATTCACAAGCTGATCGGCTACTCGGCAGCAGAAGCGCAGGAGATGTCGTTTGCCGATTTCTTGACTGTCGAGTCGGCCCAGCACGTACATTCGGCCTTACAGTACATGCTCAACCATTGGGAAGGTGATCTGACAACCGCTCCACCGTGGGTTGCGGAGATTGACCTGATCCACCGCGACGGCCATGTGGTACAGGCCGAAATCATTACCTCGTTCGTCCGTGATGAAGAGCAGCGGTTAATAGTACTCGGTGTAGCCCGTGATATTACTGCCCGCAAGCAAGCCGAAGTAGCATTACGAATCGCTCGCCAGCAGGCTGAAGCCGCCAACCGGGCCAAGAGCGCCTTTTTGGCGAATGTTAGCCACGAATTACGAACGCCATTGCACGCCGTATTAGGGTTTGCCCAGTTGTTGGCAAACGACAACAACTTAACACCCACCCAACAGGAGTATCTAGCGATTATCAATCGCAGTGGTGAGCACTTACTACGCCTGATTAATGAAGTCCTCGACCTGGCTAAGATCGAAGCCGGACGATACACCTATAATGCGGCACCGCTGAATGTGCGCCAACTCATCGAAGATGTCCAACTTCTCTTTCGCAACCGCGCCGAAGCCAAGCAATTACACTTAAACGTGACGTGTGCCGGGAATGTACCAACGCTCATCATCAGCGATGAGGCAAAGTTACGTCAGATTCTGATCAACCTACTGAGCAACGCGATCAAGTTTACCGATGTCGGCTCCGTTCATTTGCACGTTATACGTGAGGAGCAACGCTTGCTCTTTACTGTAGAAGATACCGGGATCGGCATTCCACCGTTGGATCAGCAAAAGCTCTTCCGGCCCTTCTTCCAAGGTCAGCAAACGGGGGAATATAACTCGAGCGTCGGCGTCGGCCTTGGTCTAAGTATTAGCTACGAACTCGCCCGACTGATCGGCGGTGATCTGAGTGTGTACAGTGAGGGAAGAGGTTGTGGTTCCCGCTTTACCCTGGTAATTCCGTTACAAACACCGATCACCACACCGCTAACCCCGCCCGTTGAAACAGAACAGCGACACGCCATCCGCTTACGCAACGACCAACCGGTGTATCGTATGCTGGTAGCCGATGACCAACCAACGAATGCGTTGTTCCTCGTCGCGCTCCTGCACCGGCTCGGCTTTGCCGTCCAATCGGTTGCCGATGGTCAAACGGCAATCGAGGTTTGGCGCTCGTGGCAACCACATATCATCTGGATCGATGTCCGTATGCCAAAACTCAATGGCTTTACCGTTACCCGGCAGATTCGGGAAATCTGCGCACGCGAACCGGGAATGTTACGCCCTTTTATTGTGGCGTTATCGGCCCATGTGTTTGATGACACCCCGAAACTCGTCACCGATGCCGGATGCGACCATTTCATTGCGAAGCCGTTTCGTGAACATGACATTGTGCAGACGATTGAACAACTCTTGCACGTGGAGTTCGAATACTCGATACCGATCGCTGACCAATTACCGACTACAAT includes the following:
- a CDS encoding PAS domain S-box protein is translated as MLVNRELVIGQRDALQQLEHVFGAQPDAVLLSRLTDGVFVKVNRSFTTISGYSAEEVLGKDGLTLNIWRSPEDRRHWAELMRRDGYCVGLEFQFRRRNGELRTCLLSSQTVMIRGVPHAISIIHDITERKQIEAELQRSEARYRLIAENATDVIWLFDPVRMRFTFFSPSIHKLIGYSAAEAQEMSFADFLTVESAQHVHSALQYMLNHWEGDLTTAPPWVAEIDLIHRDGHVVQAEIITSFVRDEEQRLIVLGVARDITARKQAEVALRIARQQAEAANRAKSAFLANVSHELRTPLHAVLGFAQLLANDNNLTPTQQEYLAIINRSGEHLLRLINEVLDLAKIEAGRYTYNAAPLNVRQLIEDVQLLFRNRAEAKQLHLNVTCAGNVPTLIISDEAKLRQILINLLSNAIKFTDVGSVHLHVIREEQRLLFTVEDTGIGIPPLDQQKLFRPFFQGQQTGEYNSSVGVGLGLSISYELARLIGGDLSVYSEGRGCGSRFTLVIPLQTPITTPLTPPVETEQRHAIRLRNDQPVYRMLVADDQPTNALFLVALLHRLGFAVQSVADGQTAIEVWRSWQPHIIWIDVRMPKLNGFTVTRQIREICAREPGMLRPFIVALSAHVFDDTPKLVTDAGCDHFIAKPFREHDIVQTIEQLLHVEFEYSIPIADQLPTTIVSDNGYHPAWCNALQQAAQEANFRRLQELVQRIERERPADATRLRQWIETFDYQSVLSWVADVTPSQAANPIV